CAACGGCATCGGCCGAGCCACGGCGCTCGCGTTCGCCGAGGCCGGCGCGCGCGTGGTGGCCGTCGACCGGGACGCCGAATCGGCCGCCCGCACCGCCGAGCTGTCCCGGCTGATCGGCGCGCCGGCCGCCTGGGCGGAGACCGCCGACGTCTCCGACGGACAGGCCATGGAGAAACTCGCGGACAAGGTCGCCGCCGAGTACGGCGTGCTGGATGTCCTGGTGAACAACGCCGGGATCGGCCTGTCGGGCTCCTTCTTCGACACCACTCCGGAGGACTGGAAGAAGGTACTCGACGTCAACCTGTGGGGCGTGATCCACGGCTGCCGCCTGTTCGGCAGGCAGATGACCGAGCGCGGACAGGGCGGCCACATCATCAACATCGCGTCGGCCGCGGCCTTCCAGCCGTCCAGGGCGCTGCCCGCCTACAGCACCTCCAAGGCGGCCGTGCTGATGCTGAGCGAGTGCCTGCGCGCCGAGCTGGCCGGGCAGGGGATCGGCGTCACGGCGATCTGCCCCGGCCTCGTCAACACCGCCATCACCTCGACGGCACGTTTCGCCGGAGTCGACGCCGACGAGGAGAGGCGGCGGCAGCGGCGCGCGGCTCGGTTGTACGGGCTGCGCAACTATCCACCGGAGAAGGTGGCCGACGCCGTCCTGGAGGCGGTCGTGCACAACCGTGCCGTGGTCCCGGTGACGCCGGAGGCGCGGGGCGCCCACCTCGTGTCCCGCTTCCTTCCGGGGGCGCTGAGGCGCCTCGCTCGGGTGCGGCCGCCGCTGTAGTTTCCACAGGATGCGCCAACCAGCCTGTGGATAACCGCACTTGGCTGTGGATCAAACCTCGGCGGCAAAATCGATCGCGTGATGTGTGTCGCTGTCGGCAGGCTGGTCCCATGCCTCGGGAACACATGGACGACAGACGCACCGTGAAGGTCTCCAAGTATCTGTCCAAGCACCTGCGCCACCAGCCGGAAAGGATCGGGCTCGTCCTCGACGAGGGCGGATGGGTCGAGATCGACGCGCTGATCGCCGCGGCGGCCGCGCACGGCTTCCGCTTCACCCGCGAAGAGCTCGACCACGTGGTCGCCACCAACGACAAACGGCGCTTCGCGACCGATGGCACCCGCATCCGCGCCAGTCAGGGCCACAGCGTCGACGTGGACCTCGGACTGGCCGCGGCGACCCCGCCGCCGTACCTCTACCACGGGACCGTCGCCCGGTATCTGGACGCGATCCGCGCCGAGGGGCTGCGCGCGATGAACCGGCACGACGTGCACCTTTCGGCGGACCGCGAGACCGCGACCCGGGTCGGTGCCCGACGCGGCCGTCCGATCGTGCTGTCGGTGGACGCCGCCGCCATGCACCGTGACGGTCATGTCTTCCACCTCAGCGCGAACGGTGTCTGGCTCACGAACCACGTGCCGCCTCGGTATCTGCGCCTTCCCGCTCAGCACTGATTCCGTGCGACCGGCGCCGACCCGGCCTCTCACCGCCGCGCCGGAGCGGACCCCGCACACGGGTGACTCTCTTCCGCATCCGAGCCGTCGCCCACGGTGACGCCCGTCGACGTTTCACGTGAAACGCGGCCGGCCCGCATAGGCTCGGAGACATGAGTCTGCGTCTGAGCACCGTGATCCTTCCGTACCGTCGCTGGCACGAAGGCGGCCGTTCGACCTGGACGCGCGCCGAGCAGCTCGGTTTCCACACCGCGTACACCTACGACCACCTTTCCTGGCGCAGCTTCCGGGACGGCCCGTGGTTCGGTGCCGTGCCGACACTCACCGCCGCCGCGTCGGTCACCGAGCGCCTTCGCCTGGGGACGCTGGTGACCTCCCCGAACTTCCGGCACCCGGTGACGCTCGCCAAGGAGTTGATCTCCCTGGACGACATCTCCGGCGGCCGGGTCACGCTCGGCATAGGAGCGGGTGGCACCGGGTTCGACGCCACCGCACTGGGCCAGGAGCCGTGGACTCCGCGCGAGCGGGCCGACCGGCTCGCCGAGTTCATCCCGCTGCTCGACCGGCTGCTGACCGAGGACGCCGTCTCGTACGAGGGCGACTTCTACTCGGCGCACGAGGCGCGCAACATCCCGGGATGCGTGCAGCGTCCCCGGCTGCCGTTCGCGGTGGCCGCGACCGGGCCACGCGGGCTGCGCCTCGCCGCGCGACACGGCCAGGCATGGGTGACCACCGGCGACCCGAAGCTGTACGAGGACGGCACCCCCGAGCAGTCCGACCGGGCGCTGCGAGGGCAGGCCGACAAGCTGGCCGACGCCTGCGCCGCGATCGGCCGCGAGGTGAGCGAGCTCGACCGGGTCCTGCTCACCGGCTTCACACCGGACCGCAGCCGCCCGCTGGAGTCCGTGGACGCTTTCGTCGACTTCGCCGGTCGCCACCGGGACCTGGGCTTCACGGAGCTGGTCGTCCACTGGCCGATCCCGGACTCCGACTTCACGGCCGACGAGAAGGTCTTCGAGCGGATCGCCATGGAGGCACCGGCCCAGCTGAAGGGATGAGAGCCATAGCTCACAGATGTGCGGACTCACGCACGGACGTGCGGGCATATGCGTGACAATGACCGGGTGACCTCAGCGACCCGACAGCCCGAGCCCTCAGCCGCCGCGACCCGCCCGCGACTCATCGCCACCGATCTCGACGGCACCCTGCTGCGCGACGACAAGTCGGTCTCCCCGCGCACGGTCGCCGCGCTGGCCGCGGCCGAGGAGTCGGGCATCGAGGTCTTCTTCGTCACCGGCCGCCCTGCTCGCTGGATGGATGTCGTCAGCGCCCACGTTCACGGGCACGGCCTCGCCATCTGCGGCAACGGCGCCGCCGTGGTCGACCTGCACGGGGGCCCCGGCACCCACCGGTTCGTGAAGGTGCGGGAGCTGGCCCGGGAGAACGCGCTGGACGTCGTACGGCTGCTGCGCGAGGCGGCGCCCGGCACGGTGTACGCGGTCGAGCAGACCTACGGCTTCCACCAGGAGCCGGCGTATCCGAAGCTGCACATGGAGGTCCCCGACGACCTCCTGCCCGCCGAGGAGATCCTCGCGCCGGACGGTCGTGCCGCCTCCGAGCCGATCCTCAAGATCCTGGCGTTCCATCCCGAGCTGGACCCCGACGGGTTCCTCACCCTGGCCCGCCTCGCGATCGGCGACCGCGCCAACGTCACCCGCTCCAGCCCCAGCGCCCTGCTGGAGATCAGCGGACCCGAGGTGTCCAAGGCCAGCACGCTCGCCCTGTGCTGTGCCGAGCGCGGCATCTCGCACGAGGAGGTCGTCGCCTTCGGTGACATGCCGAACGACGTGGAGATGCTCACCTGGGCGGGGCGGTCGTACGCGATGGGCAACGCCCATCCCGACGTGATCGCCGCCGCCTCGGGACGGACGGTGGCCAACAACGAGGACGGGGTGGCGGTCGTGATCGAGCGGATCCTGGCGGACCTTCCCCGGTAACCGTCCCCCAGCTCGTCCCGTCCCGTCAGAGCGTCACCCCGCGCCGTGCCAACCACGGCACCGGGTCGAGCGCCGAACCGGCCTCCGGCGTGACCCGTACCTCGAAATGCAGGTGCGGGCCGGTGGAGTTCCCGGTGCTGCCCGACTGCCCGAGCCACTGCCCGGGGCGGACCCGTTCGCCCTGGTCGACGGCGACTGCGGCCAGATGGGCGTACTGCGTGCAGTACCCGCCCGCGTGCTCGACCACGACCTGCATGCCGAAGGCGCCGCCGCACGTCACCGCCACCACCCGGCCCGTGCCGACCGACCGCACCGGCGTCCCGACCGGCACGGCGAAGTCCTGGCCGGTGTGCCGGTTCGCCCACCTCGCCCCGCCGCTGCCGAAGGACGCCGACAACTCGTACGTCTCCACCGGTGCGACCCAGGACCGGCCGAAGCGCACGTCGGGCTGGTCGAGACGGACCGCGCCGGGACAGGAACCGGCCGCCACCGAGGCATTCGCCTGACCCTCCAGCCGCTGACGGGCCGCCTCCAGCTTGCCCTCGATCTTCTTTCTCAGCTCCGCCAGCCCCGCGTTGCGTTCCTCCAGAGCCCGCCAGGCCGCCTCGGCCTCCGCCTCGTCCGCGGCGAGGCGGGCCTCGGCCCGCAGGCTCTTGCCGATGGCCCTGTCGACGGCCAGATCGGCGCGGGTCAAGGCACGCCGACCCCGCATCAGCTGGTCCGGATCGTCCGCCAGGAGCATCCGCGCCGTGTACGGGAGCCCGCCGCCCTCGCGGTACTGGGCGCGGGCGATCCGGCCCAGGTCCTCATGCATGGCGTCGATCTTCCGGCGCTGCCGGTCGAGCCGCTTCTCGTACGCCAGGGCCCTCGTCCGCTGCGCCTCCGCCTCGCGCCGCCCGTCCTCGTACTGCTGGGTGGCCCTGGCCGCGTCCTGGTGAAGCCGCGCCACCTGAGCGCCGAGACCGGTTCCGGAGCCGCCGTCCTCGTCCATGGCGCCGGTGGGGCCGGCCCCGAGCACGGCGAGCGCGCACAGCAACACCGGAACGAGGAGCGGACGTCGGCGAGGTGAGCGCATGTCAGCGATCGTGGACCGGATCTCGGCGCGCGGCCTGCTGCGACGCGTACGACCGGGGGACCGGTTGCTGCACACGGAGCAGTGCGACTGCTGCACTTGGGGCAACGACGGCGACGGTGCTCAGTACGGAGCCTCCCACAGCACCGTCGTGCCTCCTCCGTCCGGTCCGATGCCCG
This region of Streptomyces ambofaciens ATCC 23877 genomic DNA includes:
- a CDS encoding RNA 2'-phosphotransferase, whose translation is MDDRRTVKVSKYLSKHLRHQPERIGLVLDEGGWVEIDALIAAAAAHGFRFTREELDHVVATNDKRRFATDGTRIRASQGHSVDVDLGLAAATPPPYLYHGTVARYLDAIRAEGLRAMNRHDVHLSADRETATRVGARRGRPIVLSVDAAAMHRDGHVFHLSANGVWLTNHVPPRYLRLPAQH
- a CDS encoding LLM class flavin-dependent oxidoreductase, which encodes MSLRLSTVILPYRRWHEGGRSTWTRAEQLGFHTAYTYDHLSWRSFRDGPWFGAVPTLTAAASVTERLRLGTLVTSPNFRHPVTLAKELISLDDISGGRVTLGIGAGGTGFDATALGQEPWTPRERADRLAEFIPLLDRLLTEDAVSYEGDFYSAHEARNIPGCVQRPRLPFAVAATGPRGLRLAARHGQAWVTTGDPKLYEDGTPEQSDRALRGQADKLADACAAIGREVSELDRVLLTGFTPDRSRPLESVDAFVDFAGRHRDLGFTELVVHWPIPDSDFTADEKVFERIAMEAPAQLKG
- a CDS encoding Cof-type HAD-IIB family hydrolase; this encodes MRDNDRVTSATRQPEPSAAATRPRLIATDLDGTLLRDDKSVSPRTVAALAAAEESGIEVFFVTGRPARWMDVVSAHVHGHGLAICGNGAAVVDLHGGPGTHRFVKVRELARENALDVVRLLREAAPGTVYAVEQTYGFHQEPAYPKLHMEVPDDLLPAEEILAPDGRAASEPILKILAFHPELDPDGFLTLARLAIGDRANVTRSSPSALLEISGPEVSKASTLALCCAERGISHEEVVAFGDMPNDVEMLTWAGRSYAMGNAHPDVIAAASGRTVANNEDGVAVVIERILADLPR
- a CDS encoding M23 family metallopeptidase yields the protein MRSPRRRPLLVPVLLCALAVLGAGPTGAMDEDGGSGTGLGAQVARLHQDAARATQQYEDGRREAEAQRTRALAYEKRLDRQRRKIDAMHEDLGRIARAQYREGGGLPYTARMLLADDPDQLMRGRRALTRADLAVDRAIGKSLRAEARLAADEAEAEAAWRALEERNAGLAELRKKIEGKLEAARQRLEGQANASVAAGSCPGAVRLDQPDVRFGRSWVAPVETYELSASFGSGGARWANRHTGQDFAVPVGTPVRSVGTGRVVAVTCGGAFGMQVVVEHAGGYCTQYAHLAAVAVDQGERVRPGQWLGQSGSTGNSTGPHLHFEVRVTPEAGSALDPVPWLARRGVTL